TAGTATCTttccaaaggaattaaaaacataattaaagatGCACAGcctgtggggagcctgggtggctcagttggttgtgttccactcttgttttcagctcaggtcatgatctcagggtagtgagatcgagccccgagttgggctctgcactgggcatggaacctgtttaagattctctccctccctctcctcctgaccctccccttctctctccaaaaaaaaagaagaagaagaagaagacgacaaCTCACAGCCTCTGGAAGACTGTAGAGATTAAATATAGATTTCATCTCAGGGCTTTAGAGTGATATGGAGCCACAGACAACTGAAAAATAACATGTATGCATATAATGATATTCCTTTTCTCACACTATAGATAAAATAGTCATCTATCAAACCATCTTTGAATTAACAATGAGGAATACAAGCAGATAAgaataaagagataaaggaaaatctCTGGATCCAGTGCTGTGTTTTGTTGTCGTTATCGTTTAGTTGTTTTCCGGAGGAAACGCATGTTACCCTTAAAACAATCTTTCAATAATAACGACTGAAGAGAAATCATGCTCTTTGTTATCTGGATGTGATAAATACCCAGGGTTTGTTTTGGATAAACAACATTTAAGTACACATTAAGTAACATCACCTTTTTTACCTCTAACTTACTTGTAAATTCAATCCACGTGATGAATTACAATCAACATGTATGGATGCAAATTTTGAGGGGCAAAGAATTATCTGAGGAACCGTCGGATTGTTTTACAGAAACGTGAATTCTGAAGGAATTATCTTTACTGCTCACACATGGCATATTCAGGAAGGCTAACTGGAATAGTGGTAATATTGATTATGATGTGAAACGAGAAAATAAATATAGACTTGGTTGCTTGGCTCTTATACTCAGTCTTTTGCTACAGAATTCAAATATTGATCTCCtcataaaatcttttattttcacatgCTGATTGGTAGATTTCGAAAGTCAATGATGAGAAACTACACAGCAATAACAACTTTTATTCTGCTGGGACTGACAGATGACCCACAACTGCAAACCCTGCTTTTTGTCTTTCTACTTCTCACGTATATCTTGAGTGTAACAGGGAACCTGACTATTATCACCCTCACATTGGTAGACTCTCATCTGAAAactcctatgtatttttttctcagaaatttcGCCTTCTTAGAAGTCTCATTCACCACCGTCTCTATTCCTAGATTCCTGCAGAGTATATCAACTGGGGACAATACCATTACCTACAATGCTTGTGcaagtcaattattttttattattctctttggAGCAACAGAATTTTTCCTCCTGGCAGCCATGTCCTATGATCACTATGTTGCCATCTGTAAACCCCTTCATTACATGACCATCGTGAACAATAAGGTGTGCACCTTATTCGTCCTGTGCTGTTGGGGGTCTGGCTTGATGATCATTCTCCCACCCCTTAGCTTGGGCCTCCAGCTGGAATTCTGTGACTGCAATGCCATTGATCATTTTGGCTGTGACGCAGGTCCCCTCCTGAAGATCTCATGTTCAGATACGTGGGTAATAGAACAAATGGTTATCCTTGTGGCTGTATTTGCACTCGT
This Ailuropoda melanoleuca isolate Jingjing unplaced genomic scaffold, ASM200744v2 unplaced-scaffold74392, whole genome shotgun sequence DNA region includes the following protein-coding sequences:
- the LOC117800679 gene encoding olfactory receptor 6C2-like gives rise to the protein MMRNYTAITTFILLGLTDDPQLQTLLFVFLLLTYILSVTGNLTIITLTLVDSHLKTPMYFFLRNFAFLEVSFTTVSIPRFLQSISTGDNTITYNACASQLFFIILFGATEFFLLAAMSYDHYVAICKPLHYMTIVNNKVCTLFVLCCWGSGLMIILPPLSLGLQLEFCDCNAIDHFGCDAGPLLKISCSDTWVIEQMVILVAVFALVITLLCVLLSYTYIIRTILRFPSVQQRKKAFSTCSSXSHMIMVSITYGSCIFIYIKPSAKEEVAINKGVSVLTTSVAPL